The Candidatus Aegiribacteria sp. sequence TCACCGCCATCCCTTATCGGAATCTGAAGTGATATTTCAGGTTTCATCGGAATCGCCGCCTTCCAGCCGTGTTCCCATGAGTCTGAGGAAAGCAATCGCTGAAACCGTGATAAGCGTGGAAACAATAATGATAATGGCTCTCCAGCCGGGTCCCAGAGTTGCCAGGGGGCCAAACGCGATTGGGGGTATCACTGTCAGTACAACCACAAAGAAGCTGATTGGGAATATCTTTCGTCCAAGCCAGAAAAGGCTGAGAGCCATGAACAGGTTCGTTCCCAATGTCGCAAAGGCTGCTCCCAGAGCTCCAGCCACTGGAATCAAACGGAAGTTGAACCCTATGTTAAGCATGGCTCCGAACAGGGTCATACCGGCGATAAATTTAGTCTGCCCTGTAAGCAGACACCCCGTCTGGGAGACGAGGAACAACCCGTAAAGCGCTACAGCACCTGCAAGGGTAGGCAGAACTCTGGCGGCTGGAAGGAAGTTCCCCCCTCCTGCCAGAGGAACGATCCAGGCTGAAGACATGGCCAGTATCAGTGAACCCCAGTTGACAAGCAGCATGAAAAGCAACCCTGCTCTTCCCAGCTCGGCAAGCGTGCCTCCGGTTCTCTTTTTCCGGAAGATAAACCGCTTCCATGCCATGTTGAAACCCAGAATCATCGGCATGAGAACAAGACAGGCTCTACTGGCCCATTCGTAATAACCGCTTTCAGCCATATCGGGATAAATACTTCTGAGCATGAACATGTCGGCCGAAGAAAGAACTATCATGGAAAGTGTTGCCGGAATGAGGGGAAGACTGAATCCGAGTATTTCCTTCGTGAGTCCTTCCTCTCCCTTCCGCTGTTTCGAATCAGCGGTTTTTCTCCACATCATTACCACTGCGATGAAGGCTATCAGGAAGGAAGGCGCCCACCTCGCGGTCATGAACGACGGAATAGCATCCATGGTTGATGAAAGAAGCAGCAGAATCAGAAGTCCCAGAGCCATAAACCCTCTGATCACCTGAAGGATAAGATACCTTCCGGCAAGGCCTGCGGCTCTTGGCAGGGTAAGAGCGATCTGAACGTATGCTATACCAATTCCCAGAAGGATCGCATGAAAAAGGTAATCCGGATGCTGAAGATTCAGAAACGATTTCAGAAAGCCCTGCATGAACAGAATTGCCGCAATCATCAGCACAGATGGAACAAGTGGAAATGAAATTCCTTTTATAAGAACGCTCCTGTGCTGTGTTGTTCTTTGCCACGCTCTGATGAGCGCCGTCGGAAGGCCCAGAACCACAATGCCCGCAATGGCCTCCGCGATTATCCTCAATGTGCCCAGTTCTCCGGCAGCGTCAGCCGTGAGATATCGGGAGATGAAAGGCAGGAAAGCCACCTGAACCATTCCGCTGAAAATCATTGCCAGAGCATAAAAAACGGATTCCCGAGAAAGGTCTCTGTTATGCCCGGAAGTGGAATTATCAGTCATCAGGCTCTCCCTCCCATCCCAGATTCCGGTATATCCTGTGAATCTCCTCGGCAACAGACAGCCAGTGGTGTTTTGCACTGACCCAGGAAGGGCCGGCCAGCGCATGTTTTTCCCTGAGTTCGCTGTCAAGGATAAGTTCCCGAAGGTCACGCTTCAATGTATCGGGAGTAGTAAGAAAAAATGGATGGTCCGGCAGGAAATCCTGATAAGCCCCGGAGAGATTGGTCACTGTGGCGATACCCATGGAAAGGCTTTCCAGGGAATTTACGCCGTAACCCATATCCCCGCTTGCAACCTGATCTATCGCTATGTGACATGTAGCTTTCATTCTGAGAGCTTCAGCATTTGTCATATTTTCGATAAGCACAAGTTCTACCGGGATTTCCTTTGAGAGATCCTCAACGGCGCTTATTATCTCCTCGGTTCCTTTTACAGATCTTATCCTGGGCGCATGACATACACGTATCTTACCCGAGAGTGGTTCGGCATGGGGCACAGCGCTCTGATCAAATGGCAGAAATAAGTATTCGACTTCGGGATATCTCTGATAAAGGTCGAATTCACATGTAAGGTTGAGATCCGTCGCCTCCCACACGGGCCTGATGGCTCCCCTTACTCTCAGATCCAAACCATGGTAGTAGCATACGATCTTCTTTCCGGCCTTTTTCAGGGCAATTACATCCCTGCCGTCTCTGTAGAAGCTCATCCCCCCCTCAAGGTGGTATATGTCAAAATCCCATAATCCATAATTCTCAGCAGCCCTGTTGATGATAGGTGTCCAGAACATATCCCTGGACCTGAGCATAAGTTTTTCAACCAGGCTGGGACTCCAGAATACGCGCTCGGAAGTTCCGGTAAGCGGAATTTTCAGGCTGCCCGCTTTTACGAGTTTCTTGGTTCGTTTCAGCCAATCCATGGAACCGACAAAGGGAAGATTCAGGCATATATCCTCCTCGTAGAGGTTTACCGCCCTGTAAAAAGTAACGAGCCTGCTCTCGTGACCAAGCTCATTATGCCCACGAACAAATAGATCAATCGTTCCGGTATAGTTCTGAGGAGAAAGATGGAGGATTTTCATGACAACGTTTTCCCCGCGAAGCTTTTTTTCCCAAGTAAATGAATTCCGGCTGCGGCGAGCATCGCGGCAGCTGCGAACTGGGCAAGGATTCCTGTCCACACGGGAATACCGATGGACGTTGCCATCGCCGCTCCGAAGAGGTCCGGAGTCCCCTCCGCGAAATTACTGAAAGCTGAAACAAGGGGAGATGAGGGATAGGTCCAGAGTACTGCATTCCGCGTAGCTTCTCCGAAAAGATCCGCGCTGGATGCCTGTTCAAGAAGGCTCGGATTGCTCCAGAAAGCGGGAATGCATACGACAATTCCAAGTATGGCGATTATCCGGAACGGTTTCCCTCCGGCATCCTTTCTGGTTAGCGGCAGCAGAAGAAACGGCAGCGTGGTGAAAAGGAAGCGGGGCCCCCATCCGGTACCGCCTGACCAGTCATGAAGCATACCATGAAAAACGAGAGAAAGAGCAAACGGGGTCCACAGCTTCCAGTCCTTCTGAAAAAACAGGGCAAAGACACAAAGAGGAGCGTAATACAGAAGCCCCTTGCCAGGGCTGAGAAGAAGCCCGGGTATACCGCCTTTGAATGGTTCGATAGCAATCGCGGGATCCTGTCCATGGCCGTCAAGGAACGGGCTTCCAAACCTGTACAAGTTCAAAAACAACATAAGAAATACAAATGGAGCGAGTCCCAGGGCCAGTTTTTTCATTCCCTTCCAATCGCTCCAGAACAGGGGGAGCAGAAGAAGGCTGTCAGTTCTCACAAGAATGGCAAGTCCGAGACAGAGACCCGCCGCGAACATTCTGCCTTGAAGTGAAAAATAGAAGCCAGCCATTCCGGCAGCGGCAGCAGCGGTAACATCGAAAGTCATTTTTCCGTAGACGAGAACCATTCCACATATAGCAATGGCTATGAATCGAGGAATAGAAACATCCGAGTACTTTTTCAGGGCGGAAGCGTACCAGAATCCAACCAGCGCAAGGCTGAAACCCGAGTTTATCAGGGCTGACGCGATTTTTCCTCCGTTCAGACCCATAAATTTACCCGCAAGTGCGGCAGGTATGAGGAGGATGGAGAATCCAGCCCCGTGGGGAACGAAAAGGCCGGGTCTTGTTCCCGTCACAGTCCAACCGTAATCCCCCGAAACCGTCATGAACGATCTCTGGCCAACGAAAGAGCCGGCAACTTCGTACTGAGCAAGAGCATCAGTTGTATACATCCTCCCGCCGAAAACAAATACAAGTAGCGATGCCCACAGGAAAATCACGGAATGAAGACGGGATTTCTGAACTTGCTCCACTAAACGCTTCCGTACATGGTATTTCTGAAAATGCCTCTTGCTGAAAAAGATTCCTTGAACCGGCAGAGGCCGTAATTGACCTCCATGTTCAGTGTGAATGTTCCCAGATCCATATAATGATATCCCATCTGTTTTGCCCATCTTATGACTTCCATGTATACAAGGTTCACCGGCCTGAGTACCTGGTGCTCCTGATCATGAGAAATGTAGAATGCAAGAGTTACCCTGGGATTGCAGTGGAACATCACCATTCCCGCAAGAACCTCTCCATCCAATGTGGCGATGAACTGCCTGATACGGTCTTTGCCAAGCAGGTTCCGGAGGTTTTCAAGCTCCTCAAGTGTATGGGTGGGTTTAACTCCATGACGCTGCTGGAGGTTGGATTCCAGCACATGGTAAAAGAGTGAGAAATCGGAGTTTTCCTCAACTTCAACGCCGCTCTTGACCGCTTTTCTGACACCTCTCAAAGCGGATGAACGAAAACCCAGCCTGAGTTCTTCTCCAAGCCTGCTGAGGTCAATT is a genomic window containing:
- a CDS encoding polysaccharide biosynthesis C-terminal domain-containing protein translates to MTDNSTSGHNRDLSRESVFYALAMIFSGMVQVAFLPFISRYLTADAAGELGTLRIIAEAIAGIVVLGLPTALIRAWQRTTQHRSVLIKGISFPLVPSVLMIAAILFMQGFLKSFLNLQHPDYLFHAILLGIGIAYVQIALTLPRAAGLAGRYLILQVIRGFMALGLLILLLLSSTMDAIPSFMTARWAPSFLIAFIAVVMMWRKTADSKQRKGEEGLTKEILGFSLPLIPATLSMIVLSSADMFMLRSIYPDMAESGYYEWASRACLVLMPMILGFNMAWKRFIFRKKRTGGTLAELGRAGLLFMLLVNWGSLILAMSSAWIVPLAGGGNFLPAARVLPTLAGAVALYGLFLVSQTGCLLTGQTKFIAGMTLFGAMLNIGFNFRLIPVAGALGAAFATLGTNLFMALSLFWLGRKIFPISFFVVVLTVIPPIAFGPLATLGPGWRAIIIIVSTLITVSAIAFLRLMGTRLEGGDSDET
- a CDS encoding GNAT family N-acetyltransferase, coding for MISIRQIEPGERKRWTDFILRSNNGTVFHLPDFLDYHPEGRFRNHHLISESKNGIVSVIPGALTEREDGTWFRSYPGASYGGPVFNDSLGLSKIERIIDELISYCRSQGFRGIEMTPPPMIYYRRPNNYLEFSLVKRGFKYRKRELTAVIDLSRLGEELRLGFRSSALRGVRKAVKSGVEVEENSDFSLFYHVLESNLQQRHGVKPTHTLEELENLRNLLGKDRIRQFIATLDGEVLAGMVMFHCNPRVTLAFYISHDQEHQVLRPVNLVYMEVIRWAKQMGYHYMDLGTFTLNMEVNYGLCRFKESFSARGIFRNTMYGSV